A genomic window from Streptomyces brevispora includes:
- a CDS encoding carbohydrate ABC transporter substrate-binding protein translates to MTRRSHALLLVLTLLLTAAGCGLSAPGGSDEEPKVTILGPWTDEQERHFKEVLDDFGIPYTYQGTAATREVLLAEVQAGNPPDIAILPGVGELVEYAVEKRLRSLRGLYEPKEYGKPWQPEAEGMDGHLWVPLKADLKSIVWYREDTPPPPAPARLDSWCIGMGDDGASGWPGSDWIEDLILQTAGPVAYARWATGDMSWTDKRVRKAWTTWAGLLDQDPKVARNALLDDHRGPVGGHGLLFGGGCDLEHQGSFARAFYGDREEQARFVDSAPLLPGGRYTVKAHEVSADFAALFGRSGPARDMIRRLASRSAQEDWGRKGGVFSANAAVPARTGAVEKQISSRLADQRVPLCLDASDVMPAAVRDAFYEAVLLTVAHPDKPVLDRLKDIQKVQDAQPRDTPRLTDVCSRPQ, encoded by the coding sequence ATGACCCGGCGAAGCCACGCCCTGCTGCTCGTCCTGACCCTGCTCCTGACCGCCGCGGGCTGCGGGCTCTCGGCCCCGGGCGGCAGCGACGAGGAGCCGAAGGTGACGATCCTCGGCCCGTGGACCGACGAACAGGAGCGGCACTTCAAGGAGGTGCTGGACGACTTCGGCATCCCGTACACCTACCAGGGGACCGCCGCCACCCGCGAGGTGCTGCTCGCCGAGGTCCAGGCCGGCAATCCGCCCGACATCGCGATCCTGCCGGGCGTCGGCGAACTCGTCGAGTACGCCGTCGAGAAGCGGCTGCGCTCACTGCGCGGGCTGTACGAGCCCAAGGAGTACGGGAAGCCCTGGCAGCCCGAGGCGGAGGGCATGGACGGCCATCTGTGGGTACCGCTCAAGGCCGACCTCAAGTCGATCGTCTGGTACCGCGAGGACACGCCCCCGCCTCCGGCCCCCGCCCGGCTGGACTCCTGGTGCATCGGCATGGGCGACGACGGCGCGTCCGGCTGGCCCGGCAGCGACTGGATCGAGGACCTGATCCTGCAGACAGCGGGCCCGGTCGCCTACGCGCGCTGGGCGACCGGCGACATGTCGTGGACCGACAAACGCGTGAGGAAGGCCTGGACCACCTGGGCCGGACTGCTCGACCAGGATCCGAAGGTGGCCCGGAACGCGCTGTTGGACGACCACCGGGGCCCGGTCGGGGGACACGGGCTGCTGTTCGGCGGCGGCTGCGACCTGGAGCACCAGGGCTCCTTCGCCCGCGCCTTCTACGGGGACCGCGAGGAGCAGGCCCGCTTCGTGGACTCCGCGCCACTGCTGCCCGGCGGCCGGTACACGGTGAAGGCCCACGAGGTGTCGGCCGACTTCGCCGCGCTGTTCGGCCGCAGCGGCCCGGCCCGTGACATGATCAGGCGGCTCGCCTCCCGGTCCGCGCAGGAGGACTGGGGGCGCAAGGGCGGGGTGTTCTCGGCGAACGCGGCGGTCCCGGCCAGGACGGGCGCGGTCGAGAAGCAGATCAGCAGCCGCCTCGCCGACCAGCGGGTGCCGCTCTGCCTGGACGCCTCCGACGTCATGCCGGCCGCCGTGCGGGACGCGTTCTACGAGGCGGTGCTGCTCACCGTCGCGCACCCGGACAAACCCGTACTGGACCGGCTGAAGGACATCCAGAAGGTCCAGGACGCCCAGCCCCGCGACACCCCGCGGCTGACCGACGTGTGCAGCAGGCCACAGTGA
- a CDS encoding acyl-CoA carboxylase subunit beta: MTVVDETPGEQSDTRGRVAELLALREQARRGPSDRATEAQHAKGKLTARERIALLLDEGSFHEVEQLRRHRATGFGLEEKKPYTDGVITGWGTVEGRTVFVYAHDFRIFGGALGEAHATKIHKIMDMAISAGAPLVSLNDGAGARIQEGVSALAGYGGIFQRNTRASGVIPQISVMLGPCAGGAAYSPALTDFVFMVRETSQMFITGPDVVKAVTGEEITQNGLGGADVHAETSGVAHFAYDDEETCIAEVRYLIGMLPSNNRENPPTVESDDPADRRGDVLLDLVPADGNRPYDMHKVIEELVDDGDHLEVHERWARNIICALARLDGQVVGIVANQPQALAGVLDIEASEKAARFVQMCDAFNIPIITLLDVPGFLPGVDQEHGGIIRHGAKLLYAYCNATVPRISLILRKAYGGAYIVMDSQSIGADLTYAWPTNEIAVMGAEGAANVIFRRQIADAEDPEAMRTRMVKEYKAELMHPYYAAERGLVDDVIDPAETREVLIASLAMLRSKHADLPSRKHGNPPQ; this comes from the coding sequence ATGACCGTTGTGGACGAAACCCCGGGCGAGCAGAGCGACACCCGTGGCCGTGTGGCCGAACTGCTGGCCCTGCGCGAGCAGGCCCGGCGCGGACCGAGTGACAGGGCGACCGAGGCGCAGCATGCCAAGGGCAAGCTGACGGCACGTGAGCGCATCGCCCTCCTCCTGGACGAGGGATCGTTCCACGAGGTCGAGCAGCTGCGCCGGCACCGGGCGACCGGCTTCGGCCTGGAGGAGAAGAAGCCGTACACCGACGGTGTCATCACCGGCTGGGGCACGGTCGAGGGCCGGACGGTCTTCGTCTACGCGCACGACTTCCGGATCTTCGGCGGCGCTCTGGGCGAGGCCCATGCCACGAAGATCCACAAGATCATGGACATGGCCATCTCGGCCGGTGCCCCGCTGGTCTCCCTGAACGACGGCGCGGGCGCCCGGATCCAGGAGGGCGTCTCCGCGCTCGCCGGCTACGGCGGGATCTTCCAGCGCAACACCCGGGCCTCCGGTGTCATCCCGCAGATCAGCGTGATGCTCGGCCCGTGCGCGGGCGGCGCGGCCTACAGCCCGGCCCTCACCGACTTCGTCTTCATGGTCCGCGAGACCTCGCAGATGTTCATCACCGGACCGGACGTCGTGAAGGCGGTCACCGGCGAGGAGATCACCCAGAACGGCCTCGGCGGCGCCGATGTGCACGCCGAGACCTCGGGCGTCGCGCACTTCGCGTACGACGACGAGGAGACCTGCATCGCCGAGGTCCGCTACCTGATCGGGATGCTGCCCTCGAACAACCGCGAGAACCCGCCCACGGTCGAGAGCGACGACCCGGCCGACCGGCGCGGCGACGTCCTGCTGGACCTGGTGCCCGCCGACGGCAACCGCCCGTACGACATGCACAAGGTCATCGAGGAGCTCGTCGACGACGGCGACCACCTGGAGGTCCACGAGCGCTGGGCCCGCAACATCATCTGCGCCCTGGCCCGGCTGGACGGCCAGGTCGTCGGCATCGTCGCCAACCAGCCGCAGGCACTGGCCGGTGTCCTGGACATCGAGGCGAGCGAGAAGGCCGCCAGGTTCGTCCAGATGTGTGATGCGTTCAACATCCCCATCATCACTCTTCTGGATGTACCCGGCTTTCTGCCCGGTGTGGACCAGGAGCACGGTGGAATCATCCGGCACGGGGCGAAGCTGCTCTACGCCTACTGCAACGCCACGGTGCCGAGGATCTCGCTGATCCTGCGCAAGGCCTACGGCGGTGCTTACATCGTTATGGACAGCCAGTCCATCGGTGCGGACCTCACCTATGCCTGGCCCACCAACGAGATCGCGGTGATGGGCGCCGAAGGCGCCGCGAACGTCATCTTCCGCAGGCAGATCGCCGACGCCGAGGACCCGGAGGCCATGCGGACCCGCATGGTCAAGGAGTACAAGGCCGAACTGATGCATCCGTACTACGCCGCCGAACGAGGCCTGGTCGACGACGTCATCGACCCTGCCGAGACCCGCGAGGTTCTGATCGCCTCGCTGGCCATGCTCCGGTCCAAGCACGCCGACCTGCCGTCCCGCAAGCACGGAAACCCCCCGCAGTAG
- a CDS encoding acyl-CoA carboxylase subunit epsilon produces the protein MSTAAESVLRVEKGLADPEELAAITAVLLARAAAQPADAPTRRGRNTAGWRRLERTPGFRAPHSWQG, from the coding sequence ATGAGCACTGCCGCCGAGTCCGTGCTGCGCGTCGAGAAGGGTCTTGCCGACCCCGAGGAGCTGGCCGCCATAACCGCGGTCCTCCTCGCCCGCGCCGCGGCCCAGCCCGCGGACGCCCCCACCCGCCGCGGTCGCAACACGGCCGGCTGGCGCCGCCTGGAGCGCACCCCCGGCTTCCGGGCCCCCCACAGCTGGCAGGGCTGA
- a CDS encoding GTP-binding protein — MDFASSSGGAARSTTSAKIVVAGGFGVGKTTFVGAVSEINPLRTEAVMTSASAGIDDLTHTGGKTTTTVAMDFGRITLDQDLILYLFGTPGQDRFWFMWDDLVRGAIGAVVLVDTRRLADCFPAVDYFENSGLPFVIALNGFDGHQPYTPDEVREALQIGPDTPILITDARHRADAKSALITLVEHALMARLR, encoded by the coding sequence GTGGACTTCGCAAGCTCTAGCGGCGGAGCGGCCCGCTCCACTACCTCGGCGAAGATCGTGGTGGCAGGGGGCTTCGGCGTGGGTAAGACCACGTTTGTCGGTGCCGTTTCGGAGATCAATCCGCTGCGCACCGAAGCCGTGATGACGTCCGCGTCCGCGGGCATCGACGACCTGACACACACCGGGGGCAAGACCACCACGACGGTGGCCATGGACTTCGGACGCATCACCCTGGACCAGGACCTGATCCTGTACCTCTTCGGTACACCCGGTCAGGACCGCTTCTGGTTCATGTGGGACGACCTCGTACGCGGCGCCATCGGCGCCGTCGTCCTCGTCGACACCCGCCGCCTCGCCGACTGCTTCCCCGCAGTCGACTACTTCGAGAACAGCGGACTCCCCTTCGTCATCGCCCTCAACGGCTTCGACGGACACCAGCCCTACACCCCCGACGAGGTACGCGAAGCGCTCCAGATCGGACCCGACACCCCGATTCTGATCACGGATGCGCGGCATCGGGCGGATGCGAAGAGTGCGTTGATCACTCTGGTGGAGCATGCGCTGATGGCACGCCTGCGGTAG
- a CDS encoding DUF742 domain-containing protein — MGTPPGGHQFNGDQQVPGEHRGDGFDFPSAPGRQDAQQPFQPSRQPRRAQGPDDWPQQEARGSDDWPQNTQGSQGPQQPQRPQRPHRYDSPQPPPRIEPVQPRWNAEPDAPAAHNPLVRPYAMTGGRTRPRYQLAIEALVSTTADPSRLQGQLPEHQRICRLCIEIKSVAEISALLSIPLGVARILVADLAEAGLVAIHQPGGEESAGGQPDVTLLERVLSGLRKL, encoded by the coding sequence GTGGGTACACCCCCAGGCGGACACCAGTTCAATGGTGATCAGCAGGTACCGGGTGAGCACAGGGGCGATGGCTTCGACTTCCCCTCCGCACCCGGCAGACAGGACGCGCAGCAGCCTTTTCAGCCGTCCCGGCAGCCTCGGCGCGCTCAGGGCCCGGACGACTGGCCGCAGCAGGAAGCGCGGGGCTCGGACGACTGGCCGCAGAACACGCAGGGTTCGCAGGGGCCTCAGCAGCCCCAACGGCCGCAGCGCCCGCACCGGTACGACTCCCCGCAGCCGCCACCCCGTATTGAGCCGGTGCAGCCGCGCTGGAACGCCGAGCCGGATGCTCCCGCCGCCCACAATCCACTCGTTCGTCCGTACGCCATGACAGGCGGTCGGACCCGACCGCGCTACCAACTCGCCATTGAGGCGTTGGTCAGTACTACGGCTGATCCGTCCCGGCTGCAAGGGCAGTTGCCCGAGCACCAGCGGATCTGCCGGCTGTGCATCGAGATCAAGTCGGTGGCCGAGATCTCGGCCCTGCTCTCGATCCCTCTCGGCGTTGCCCGGATCCTCGTAGCCGACCTGGCAGAGGCCGGACTCGTCGCTATCCACCAGCCCGGCGGCGAAGAGTCCGCCGGCGGCCAGCCAGATGTGACACTGCTCGAAAGGGTGCTCAGTGGACTTCGCAAGCTCTAG
- a CDS encoding roadblock/LC7 domain-containing protein: MSPISQAAQNLNWLITNFVDNTPGVSHTVVVSADGLLLAMSEGFPRDRADQLAAVASGLTSLTAGASRIFEGGAVNQTVVEMERGFLFIMSVSDGSSLAVLAHPDADIGLVGYEMALLVDRAGSVLTPDLRAELQGSLLN, from the coding sequence GTGAGCCCGATAAGCCAGGCGGCGCAGAATCTGAACTGGTTGATCACCAACTTCGTGGACAACACCCCCGGGGTGTCGCACACGGTGGTGGTCTCCGCGGACGGACTCCTGCTGGCGATGTCCGAGGGATTTCCACGTGACCGCGCCGACCAGCTGGCAGCTGTCGCCTCCGGTCTGACCTCACTGACCGCGGGTGCCTCGCGGATCTTCGAAGGCGGCGCCGTGAATCAGACTGTTGTGGAGATGGAGCGAGGATTCCTCTTCATCATGTCTGTCTCCGATGGATCTTCCTTGGCCGTTCTTGCACACCCGGACGCCGATATCGGTTTGGTTGGGTACGAAATGGCACTTCTGGTCGACCGCGCGGGCAGTGTCCTCACCCCGGACCTCCGCGCCGAGCTTCAGGGAAGTCTTCTTAACTAG
- a CDS encoding sensor histidine kinase: protein MRRNNEGSAAQPERGNFTPPRAAASSADVPEKASAGDSTSRMSPRNWRVATRLNAILLIPVLVGLVMGGFQVKGSIDTWQEAQDAEKTALIVRAASEYGQALLNERDLSAQPLLSNNRTAAAVARVRATTDAAAEKFDTAVKDMPAKEGLERRLKLFKLEEPKLPGLRKAAYAEALDPVKTEEGYVQVQHSLMEFCNELGLGTGNITSYGRTVYAIELAKAAESLQRSIGMHLLIRPSQESGKFNDQVKAFGSYNYLEQIALGEFVSGGTQADAARLKKVMAGKAAEGAAKVKAAKEQAAAAGVPFVTPPTLDGSVFDGMAQQIALGRSPGQLKAKGITPETWMAAATAKFDGYTTVEDELVDKAVTEAADISSGARTDAVVNAAIVLVALLVAFVLAGLMARQMSRSMHQLRNAAFGIAEQRLPSLVDQLSRTDPGRVDTRVQPIPINSQDEIGEVARAFDQVHREAVRLAAEQAMLRGNVNAIFTNLSRRNQSLIEGQLTLITGLENNEADPDQLESLFRLDHLATRMRRNGENLLVLAGEEPGRRWNQPVPLVDVLRAASSEVESYERIELSGVPDTEIHGQAVTDLVHLLAELLENATTFSSPQTKVRVTATRLPDSRVMIEIHDKGIGLTGEDFADINHKLANPPTVDAAVSQRMGLFVVGRLADRHGIRVQLRPSGEQAGTTSLVMLPDAITHGGGGEEAPTQDDFTVSSIIPHQQSFDAQPPQPQLLTAADLGFDDSRYEEPSAQPAQPDALDRSLMREERRAALGAQTGDEHPPFPQQQEPQEPYRAPFGEDPYAANQYAQEPQEGGPQEQRYEQASYEDGYDPFRGDTGYAQQPDQHGQNGYPETAYAAPETSEQAYDGQYTAQPQQGIWPDQSTHQGVYEALPRTEPDSVGSAPAESRESVGFDRSGPVPNSGTEMTEAGLPRRGGQQHWQPTGRGNDRSVATREPQQEPQEPQQTSPAPQDADGGDDWRSANDERWERAEKLRDPKAGGVTPSGLPRRVPKANLIEGTAEQTQQGGPQVSRAPEDVRGRLSNLRRGVLRGRNAGSDSSNTYNQER from the coding sequence GTGAGGCGTAACAACGAGGGCTCCGCGGCGCAGCCGGAGCGGGGCAACTTCACCCCGCCGCGCGCCGCGGCGTCGTCAGCCGATGTGCCCGAGAAGGCGTCGGCCGGCGACAGCACCAGCCGGATGTCCCCGCGCAACTGGCGCGTGGCCACCCGGCTGAACGCGATCCTCCTGATCCCCGTGCTGGTCGGCCTCGTCATGGGCGGCTTCCAGGTGAAGGGCTCGATCGACACCTGGCAGGAAGCCCAGGACGCCGAGAAGACCGCGCTGATCGTGCGCGCCGCCTCCGAGTACGGGCAGGCGCTGCTGAACGAGCGCGACCTCTCCGCCCAGCCCCTGCTGTCCAACAACCGCACCGCGGCGGCCGTCGCCCGGGTCCGGGCCACCACCGACGCGGCCGCCGAGAAGTTCGACACGGCCGTGAAGGACATGCCCGCGAAGGAAGGCCTGGAACGCCGCCTCAAGCTGTTCAAGCTCGAGGAGCCCAAGCTTCCCGGCCTCCGCAAGGCCGCCTACGCCGAGGCCCTGGACCCGGTGAAGACCGAAGAGGGCTACGTACAGGTCCAGCACTCCCTCATGGAGTTCTGCAACGAGCTCGGCCTCGGCACCGGCAACATCACCAGTTACGGCCGTACCGTCTACGCGATCGAACTGGCCAAGGCCGCAGAATCGCTTCAGCGCTCCATCGGCATGCATCTGCTGATACGGCCCAGCCAGGAGAGCGGCAAGTTCAACGACCAGGTCAAGGCCTTCGGCTCGTACAACTACCTGGAGCAGATCGCCCTCGGCGAGTTCGTCTCCGGCGGTACGCAGGCGGACGCGGCCCGGCTGAAGAAGGTCATGGCGGGCAAGGCCGCCGAGGGTGCGGCCAAGGTCAAGGCCGCCAAGGAGCAGGCCGCCGCGGCGGGTGTGCCGTTCGTGACGCCGCCCACCCTCGACGGCTCGGTCTTCGACGGCATGGCCCAGCAGATCGCGCTGGGCAGGAGCCCCGGCCAGCTCAAGGCGAAGGGGATCACCCCCGAGACTTGGATGGCCGCGGCCACCGCGAAGTTCGACGGATACACCACGGTCGAGGACGAGCTCGTCGACAAGGCCGTGACCGAGGCCGCGGACATCTCGTCCGGCGCCAGGACCGACGCCGTCGTCAACGCCGCGATCGTGCTCGTCGCCCTGCTGGTCGCCTTCGTGCTGGCCGGCCTCATGGCCCGCCAGATGAGCCGCTCGATGCACCAGCTGCGCAACGCCGCCTTCGGCATCGCCGAGCAGCGGCTGCCCTCGCTGGTCGACCAGCTGTCCCGGACCGACCCGGGCCGGGTGGACACCCGTGTTCAGCCGATCCCCATCAACAGCCAGGACGAGATCGGCGAGGTCGCCCGCGCCTTCGACCAGGTGCACCGCGAGGCGGTCCGGCTGGCGGCCGAGCAGGCCATGCTGCGGGGCAACGTCAACGCGATCTTCACCAACCTGTCGCGCCGCAACCAGTCGCTCATCGAGGGTCAGCTGACGCTCATCACCGGCCTGGAGAACAACGAGGCCGACCCGGACCAGTTGGAGAGCCTGTTCCGGCTGGACCACCTGGCGACCCGGATGCGCCGTAACGGCGAGAACCTCCTGGTGCTCGCCGGTGAGGAGCCCGGCCGCCGCTGGAACCAGCCGGTGCCGCTGGTGGACGTCCTCAGGGCCGCCTCCTCCGAGGTGGAGTCCTACGAGCGCATCGAGCTCTCCGGGGTGCCGGACACCGAGATCCACGGCCAGGCCGTCACCGACCTCGTGCACCTGCTGGCCGAGCTGCTGGAGAACGCCACGACGTTCTCCTCGCCGCAGACCAAGGTGCGGGTCACCGCGACCCGGCTGCCCGACAGCCGCGTGATGATCGAGATCCACGACAAGGGCATCGGCCTCACCGGCGAGGACTTCGCCGACATCAACCACAAGCTGGCCAACCCGCCGACGGTGGACGCCGCGGTCTCCCAGCGCATGGGCCTCTTCGTGGTCGGCCGGCTCGCCGACCGGCACGGCATCCGGGTCCAGCTGCGCCCCTCGGGCGAGCAGGCCGGAACCACCTCGCTGGTCATGCTGCCGGACGCGATCACCCACGGTGGCGGCGGCGAAGAGGCTCCCACGCAGGACGACTTCACGGTCTCCTCGATCATTCCGCACCAGCAGTCCTTCGACGCGCAGCCCCCGCAGCCCCAGCTGCTCACGGCGGCGGATCTCGGCTTCGACGACTCGCGCTACGAGGAGCCGTCGGCGCAGCCCGCGCAGCCCGACGCGTTGGACCGCTCGCTGATGCGGGAGGAACGCCGCGCGGCGCTGGGGGCGCAGACCGGCGACGAGCACCCGCCGTTCCCGCAGCAGCAGGAGCCGCAGGAGCCGTACCGGGCCCCGTTCGGCGAGGACCCCTACGCCGCGAACCAGTACGCCCAAGAACCGCAGGAGGGCGGACCGCAGGAGCAGCGGTACGAACAGGCCTCGTACGAGGACGGCTACGACCCGTTCCGCGGTGACACCGGCTACGCCCAACAGCCCGACCAGCATGGGCAGAACGGCTACCCGGAGACGGCATACGCGGCCCCCGAGACATCTGAGCAGGCCTATGACGGGCAGTACACCGCCCAGCCTCAGCAAGGCATATGGCCAGATCAGAGCACGCACCAGGGCGTGTACGAAGCCCTGCCGCGGACCGAACCGGATTCTGTTGGGAGCGCCCCCGCCGAGTCGCGGGAGAGCGTAGGCTTCGACCGTTCGGGGCCCGTCCCGAACTCCGGCACCGAGATGACCGAGGCCGGTCTGCCGCGCCGGGGCGGCCAGCAGCACTGGCAGCCCACCGGCCGCGGGAACGACCGCTCCGTCGCCACGCGGGAGCCGCAGCAGGAGCCGCAGGAACCGCAGCAGACGTCGCCCGCGCCGCAGGACGCGGACGGTGGCGACGACTGGCGCTCGGCCAACGACGAACGCTGGGAGCGGGCCGAGAAGCTCCGGGACCCGAAGGCGGGCGGGGTCACCCCGTCCGGTCTTCCCCGGCGCGTGCCCAAGGCCAATCTGATCGAGGGCACGGCCGAGCAGACCCAGCAGGGCGGCCCCCAGGTCTCCCGCGCCCCGGAGGACGTGCGTGGCAGGTTGAGCAACCTGCGGCGGGGCGTCCTGCGGGGACGTAACGCGGGTTCGGACAGCAGTAATACCTACAACCAGGAGCGTTAG
- a CDS encoding GTP-binding protein, with protein sequence MDFASSSGGAARATTSAKIVVAGGFGVGKTTFVGAVSEINPLRTEAVMTSASAGIDDLTHTGGKTTTTVAMDFGRITLDQDLILYLFGTPGQDRFWFMWDDLVRGAIGAVVLVDTRRLADCFPAVDYFENSGLPFVIALNGFDGHQPYTPDEVREALQIGPDTPIITTDARHRGDAKSGLITLVEHALMARLK encoded by the coding sequence GTGGACTTCGCAAGCTCTAGTGGCGGTGCCGCCCGTGCCACCACCTCGGCGAAGATCGTGGTGGCGGGCGGGTTCGGCGTGGGCAAGACCACGTTTGTCGGTGCCGTTTCGGAGATCAATCCGCTGCGCACCGAAGCCGTGATGACGTCCGCGTCCGCGGGCATCGACGACCTGACACACACCGGGGGCAAGACCACCACGACGGTGGCCATGGACTTCGGACGCATCACCCTGGACCAGGACCTGATCCTGTACCTCTTCGGTACACCCGGTCAGGACCGCTTCTGGTTCATGTGGGACGACCTCGTACGCGGCGCCATCGGCGCCGTCGTCCTCGTCGACACCCGCCGCCTCGCCGACTGCTTCCCCGCAGTCGACTACTTCGAGAACAGCGGACTCCCCTTCGTCATCGCCCTCAACGGCTTCGACGGACACCAGCCCTACACCCCCGACGAGGTACGCGAAGCGCTCCAGATCGGACCCGACACCCCGATCATCACCACGGACGCCCGGCATCGCGGTGACGCCAAGAGCGGTCTCATCACGCTGGTGGAGCACGCGCTGATGGCGCGACTCAAGTAG